A DNA window from Undibacterium sp. YM2 contains the following coding sequences:
- the rsmG gene encoding 16S rRNA (guanine(527)-N(7))-methyltransferase RsmG: protein MLQSGVEELALDLNNDQIDNMIAYLSLLSKWNSVYNLTAIRDPKEMVRQHLLDSLSAAPAFKDAKNILDVGAGGGLPGMMLAITYPQAKVSMIDTVSKKTAFLTQAKTELGLKNVTVHTGRVEALQVKEAFDVITSRAFSELANFVNWSGHLLAEGGQFIAMKGVEPKQEIDSLPAGWHVDKLQALTVPGLQAERHLVFIKKTQA, encoded by the coding sequence ATGTTACAGAGCGGTGTTGAGGAGTTGGCACTGGATTTAAATAATGATCAAATTGATAACATGATTGCTTATTTGTCATTATTGTCAAAATGGAACTCTGTTTATAACCTGACGGCTATCCGTGACCCAAAAGAAATGGTCAGGCAGCATTTGCTGGATTCGCTGTCTGCCGCCCCGGCATTCAAGGATGCAAAAAATATACTGGATGTGGGTGCCGGTGGCGGTTTGCCCGGTATGATGCTGGCCATTACTTATCCACAGGCCAAAGTGTCCATGATAGATACGGTCAGTAAAAAGACTGCCTTTTTGACCCAGGCCAAGACCGAGCTGGGTTTGAAGAATGTCACCGTCCATACCGGCAGGGTAGAAGCCCTGCAGGTAAAGGAAGCATTTGACGTCATCACTTCACGCGCATTTTCTGAGCTGGCCAATTTCGTCAATTGGTCTGGTCATCTGCTGGCCGAAGGTGGCCAGTTCATCGCCATGAAAGGCGTGGAACCGAAGCAGGAAATAGACAGCCTGCCCGCTGGCTGGCATGTGGATAAGTTGCAAGCCTTGACGGTGCCTGGCTTGCAGGCAGAACGTCACCTCGTCTTTATCAAGAAAACCCAGGCCTGA